From the genome of Deinococcus sp. JMULE3, one region includes:
- a CDS encoding Nif3-like dinuclear metal center hexameric protein: MSYVSLTPTRGEVPRDTLVRWLNEYLNVGAFKDPSLNGLQIEGTGTVRRVAVAVDSSLKTIQHAADSGADLLITHHGLFWGDPLALSGPHRERVRTALMADLNLYVSHIPLDAHPVVGNNAMIAQALTLQNTEPFGEWAGGKIGIAGELPFEQSLQDFADRVQKLTGEICLVHGGGRSPTVRRLGVLSGSGAGSIAEAAAMGLDTLLTGEPEHKHFHDAFEYGVNVIYAGHYETEVFGVRALAARLEDEFGLAWQFLHHPTGL; the protein is encoded by the coding sequence ATGTCGTATGTGTCCCTGACTCCCACGCGCGGCGAGGTGCCGCGTGACACCCTGGTCCGCTGGTTGAACGAGTACCTGAACGTGGGGGCCTTCAAGGACCCCAGCCTGAACGGCCTGCAGATCGAGGGCACCGGCACGGTGCGGCGCGTGGCGGTCGCGGTGGACAGCAGCCTGAAAACCATCCAGCACGCGGCGGACAGCGGCGCGGACCTGCTGATCACGCACCACGGGCTGTTCTGGGGTGATCCGCTGGCCCTGAGTGGCCCGCACCGTGAACGGGTCCGCACGGCGCTGATGGCGGACCTGAACCTGTACGTGTCGCACATCCCGCTGGACGCGCATCCGGTCGTGGGGAACAACGCGATGATCGCGCAGGCGTTGACGCTGCAGAACACCGAGCCGTTCGGCGAGTGGGCGGGCGGGAAGATCGGCATTGCCGGCGAGTTGCCGTTCGAGCAGTCCCTGCAGGACTTCGCTGACCGCGTGCAGAAACTGACCGGGGAGATCTGCCTCGTGCACGGGGGCGGGCGCTCGCCGACGGTGCGGCGCCTGGGGGTCCTGAGCGGGAGTGGCGCGGGCAGCATCGCCGAGGCGGCCGCGATGGGCCTGGACACCCTGCTGACCGGCGAGCCCGAGCACAAGCACTTCCATGACGCCTTCGAGTACGGCGTGAACGTGATCTACGCCGGGCACTACGAGACCGAGGTGTTCGGCGTGCGCGCCCTGGCCGCCCGCCTGGAGGACGAGTTCGGGCTGGCGTGGCAGTTCCTGCATCACCCCACCGGCCTGTGA
- a CDS encoding VWA domain-containing protein, whose product MRTPILILTAAILTACGGSTPSGPTLPPAATSGTVNGSRMVAQGTYQFSFTPVSGETVTGTAQIDSASVRNLSAGQANVKVCGNVKTNGDLTAALALDSTGSMSWNDPDERRRQAGHAFAKRMRKEDMGAVLSFDATTLPSEGLRAAYLWQDFTGNQGLMTAAVNHATFVGGNTPLYDAILDVSDLLEATGKTNTRILILTDGEDNASKATVDEVVATANANGTPVYIVGLDVTGEVDFAVSQDITSRTGGFFQQTNDPDELTEMFGKLFNSAEAEGCLELQFTQKPEAGTVVTGELVVNLKENGKKDSTVVSPFSVTVQ is encoded by the coding sequence ATGCGTACACCGATCCTGATCCTGACCGCCGCGATCCTGACTGCCTGTGGGGGCTCGACCCCGTCCGGTCCGACCCTGCCGCCCGCCGCGACGTCCGGCACCGTGAACGGGTCGCGGATGGTCGCGCAGGGCACGTACCAGTTCAGTTTCACGCCGGTCAGTGGCGAGACCGTCACGGGGACCGCGCAGATCGATTCGGCGTCCGTCCGGAACCTCAGCGCCGGGCAGGCGAACGTGAAGGTGTGCGGGAACGTCAAGACGAACGGGGACCTGACGGCCGCGCTGGCCCTGGATTCCACCGGCAGCATGTCCTGGAACGACCCGGACGAGCGGCGCCGTCAGGCCGGGCACGCCTTCGCCAAGCGCATGCGCAAGGAGGACATGGGCGCGGTGCTGTCCTTCGACGCGACCACCCTGCCCAGCGAGGGCCTGCGCGCCGCGTACCTGTGGCAGGACTTCACCGGGAACCAGGGCCTGATGACGGCCGCCGTGAACCACGCGACCTTCGTGGGGGGCAACACCCCGCTGTACGACGCGATCCTGGACGTCAGCGACCTGCTGGAGGCGACCGGCAAGACGAACACCCGCATCCTGATCCTGACCGACGGGGAGGACAACGCCAGCAAAGCGACCGTCGACGAGGTCGTGGCGACCGCGAACGCGAACGGCACCCCGGTGTACATCGTGGGTCTGGACGTGACCGGCGAGGTGGACTTCGCCGTGTCGCAGGACATCACGTCCCGCACCGGGGGGTTCTTCCAGCAGACGAACGACCCTGACGAACTGACGGAGATGTTCGGCAAGCTCTTCAACAGCGCCGAGGCCGAGGGCTGCCTGGAACTCCAGTTCACGCAGAAGCCCGAAGCCGGCACGGTCGTGACCGGGGAGCTGGTCGTGAACCTCAAGGAGAACGGCAAGAAGGACAGTACGGTCGTGTCCCCCTTCAGCGTCACCGTGCAGTGA
- a CDS encoding roadblock/LC7 domain-containing protein has protein sequence MIEPSLALYGDAFERVDALIQELLDTTGVRYGLLVDRKGFVLSHKEALWAPRPPALDSVATLVASNAAATAALANMLGERTFSEQIHQGENGTLYVESVGTDSLLTLIFDASVPLGKVKVYAKKSITQIAAILDELKDIPPVQLGEDFSAGATSLLDDLLG, from the coding sequence ATGATCGAACCTTCACTGGCGCTGTACGGGGACGCCTTCGAACGCGTCGACGCCCTCATTCAGGAACTGCTCGACACCACCGGCGTGCGCTACGGTCTGCTCGTGGACCGCAAGGGCTTCGTCCTGTCGCACAAGGAAGCCCTGTGGGCGCCGCGCCCCCCGGCGCTGGACAGCGTCGCGACGCTGGTCGCCAGCAACGCCGCCGCGACCGCCGCGCTGGCGAACATGCTCGGCGAACGGACCTTCAGCGAGCAGATCCACCAGGGTGAGAACGGCACGCTGTACGTGGAATCGGTCGGCACGGACTCGCTGCTGACGCTGATCTTCGACGCGAGCGTCCCGCTGGGCAAGGTGAAGGTGTACGCCAAGAAGAGCATCACGCAGATCGCCGCGATCCTCGACGAACTCAAGGACATCCCCCCGGTGCAGCTGGGCGAGGACTTCAGCGCGGGCGCGACGTCGCTCCTCGACGACCTGCTGGGCTGA
- a CDS encoding Nudix hydrolase has protein sequence MQFGPELHTPVEHRAAGVVVLNAAGDILLVREQGVPEQRQKAGLWHIPSGTVEPGENPQDTAVREAWEEAGVRAGLLKFLAAYLGHFPDGEPVLRHAWLAEALPESTFTPTLPDEVLEVRFVPKPEFDALYDAGLIRMHHTKLFYEDALRERDRASSCAAG, from the coding sequence ATGCAGTTCGGCCCGGAGTTGCACACCCCCGTGGAGCACCGCGCGGCGGGCGTGGTCGTCCTGAACGCGGCGGGCGACATCCTGCTCGTGCGGGAACAGGGCGTGCCGGAGCAGCGCCAGAAGGCCGGGCTGTGGCACATCCCCAGCGGGACCGTCGAACCCGGCGAGAACCCCCAGGACACGGCGGTCCGCGAAGCCTGGGAGGAGGCGGGCGTCCGCGCGGGCCTCCTGAAGTTCCTCGCGGCGTACCTGGGGCACTTCCCGGACGGCGAGCCGGTCCTGCGACATGCGTGGCTGGCCGAGGCCCTGCCAGAGTCCACTTTCACGCCCACCCTGCCCGACGAGGTGCTGGAGGTCCGCTTCGTGCCGAAACCCGAGTTCGACGCGCTGTACGATGCCGGGCTGATCCGCATGCACCACACGAAACTCTTCTACGAGGACGCCCTGCGGGAACGTGACCGGGCGTCTTCATGTGCCGCCGGGTGA
- a CDS encoding TrmB family transcriptional regulator: MSAVIHLQALGLTEYEARAYTALLALGRAVPARVARQAGIPRPKIYETLERLEGRGLAAKVGQNPLEYAPLSAREYLARARRAFDDRLGALDRDLSRLAPDPAPEAVYHLYGEAAIRSLCEDLTLNARRSLFMAGEASFADRLERLSPRGVDLYRTPLTNLPAIAAPGQRAFLLARDGEAALVAHFIDEGGVGEAHGVHTHNPVIIHLIEGYVQLAAQQLQPR, translated from the coding sequence ATGAGCGCCGTGATCCACCTGCAAGCGCTCGGGCTGACCGAGTACGAGGCCCGTGCCTACACCGCCCTGCTGGCCCTGGGCCGCGCCGTCCCGGCCCGCGTGGCCCGGCAGGCCGGTATTCCCCGTCCGAAGATCTACGAGACGCTCGAACGCCTCGAGGGCCGCGGTCTGGCCGCCAAGGTCGGACAGAACCCCCTGGAGTACGCGCCGCTGAGCGCCCGCGAGTACCTCGCCCGCGCCCGCCGCGCCTTCGACGACCGTCTGGGCGCGCTGGACCGCGACCTGTCCCGCCTCGCCCCCGACCCGGCCCCGGAAGCCGTGTACCACCTGTACGGCGAGGCCGCCATCCGCAGCCTGTGCGAGGACCTCACCCTGAACGCCCGCCGCAGCCTGTTCATGGCCGGTGAGGCCAGCTTCGCCGACCGCCTGGAACGCCTCAGCCCGCGCGGCGTGGACCTGTACCGCACGCCGCTGACGAACCTGCCGGCCATCGCCGCGCCCGGCCAGCGTGCGTTCCTGCTCGCCCGCGACGGCGAGGCGGCCCTGGTGGCCCACTTCATCGACGAGGGCGGCGTCGGCGAGGCGCACGGCGTCCACACCCACAACCCCGTGATCATCCACCTGATCGAGGGGTACGTGCAGCTGGCCGCGCAGCAGCTTCAGCCCCGCTGA
- a CDS encoding phosphodiester glycosidase family protein has translation MLPVWTLPRLGVTVRNDPADLRLQLGTRELRFAPVTGWRAVGFTLSGPLPVPQLSGGSLLVPLSALGALGVPVLADTPALLDFAAPTSVPTATLPPSPDLTSAPQPTLQPAPQPTPGPSPLPGPPPSPTFAVNLDTVRVSRTLHRTVEVQRVVLELSGAAQSSVTRLQNGLNVTLSGVSVTPGTQTLESGDTLTLAQTAQGASVSLTTGGGRSEIFTLNNPDRVVIDTTTYLDSSVPPPVDPDALPDGVTYRQLGGLHLLSFDPARFQPRVVSAPTGQASGVADLVRRAGGVAGVNGGYFDPGTHLPVDLVAVGGLMTAPSLEKRATLGFTAQGDTIFGYPRPRYVLSGAGFSVTVNSVRAKAAPDLLTAFVGDGRTRVGADTLTTLLVTPGTSQVRSALTGVITPPEGTLAFTFDPARFPQLPRAANIPLTVTLNWREDGWDAATDALSAGPLLVQSGRVALNPAREGFNTAASIWRPTRQVAFGTLAGQPTIAFLEHGSPEAFAAALVKAGVRDAVRLDSGSSATTYVTGGYANLGGYLNTVWSRPVPNAIVLVPRADLTPAARR, from the coding sequence ATGCTCCCGGTGTGGACCCTGCCGCGCCTGGGCGTCACCGTCCGCAACGACCCGGCGGACCTGCGGCTGCAACTGGGCACGCGGGAACTGCGCTTCGCGCCCGTGACCGGCTGGCGCGCGGTGGGCTTCACGCTGAGCGGCCCACTGCCCGTCCCGCAGTTGAGCGGCGGAAGTCTGCTCGTGCCACTGTCGGCGCTGGGGGCGCTGGGCGTCCCGGTGCTGGCCGACACGCCGGCCCTGCTGGACTTCGCGGCGCCGACCAGCGTGCCCACCGCGACCCTGCCGCCCTCGCCGGACCTGACGTCCGCGCCGCAACCCACGCTGCAGCCTGCCCCGCAGCCCACGCCGGGACCCTCTCCCCTGCCCGGCCCGCCGCCCAGCCCGACGTTCGCGGTGAACCTCGACACCGTCCGCGTGAGCCGCACCCTGCACCGCACCGTGGAGGTGCAGCGGGTCGTGCTGGAACTCAGCGGCGCCGCCCAGAGCAGCGTCACCCGACTCCAGAACGGCCTGAACGTCACCCTGAGTGGCGTGTCCGTCACGCCCGGCACGCAGACCCTGGAATCCGGCGACACCCTGACCCTCGCGCAGACCGCGCAGGGCGCCAGCGTGAGTCTCACGACCGGCGGCGGGCGCAGCGAGATCTTCACGCTGAACAACCCCGACCGGGTCGTGATCGACACGACCACGTACCTGGACAGCAGCGTGCCGCCACCCGTGGACCCCGACGCCCTGCCCGACGGCGTGACGTACCGGCAGCTGGGCGGCCTGCACCTGCTGAGCTTCGACCCGGCGCGCTTCCAGCCGCGCGTGGTGAGCGCCCCGACCGGGCAGGCCAGCGGCGTCGCGGACCTCGTCAGGCGCGCCGGGGGCGTGGCGGGCGTGAACGGCGGGTACTTCGACCCCGGAACGCACCTGCCGGTCGATCTGGTGGCCGTGGGCGGCCTGATGACCGCCCCCAGCCTGGAAAAACGCGCCACGCTGGGCTTCACCGCGCAGGGCGACACGATCTTCGGGTACCCCCGCCCCCGCTACGTCCTGAGCGGCGCGGGCTTCAGCGTGACCGTGAACAGCGTCCGCGCCAAGGCCGCGCCGGACCTGCTCACGGCGTTCGTCGGGGACGGCCGCACCCGCGTCGGGGCGGACACCCTGACCACCCTGCTCGTGACCCCCGGCACCTCACAGGTACGTTCCGCACTGACCGGCGTGATCACGCCGCCCGAGGGCACCCTCGCCTTCACGTTCGACCCGGCCCGCTTCCCGCAGCTGCCCCGCGCGGCGAACATCCCGCTGACCGTCACGCTGAACTGGCGTGAGGACGGCTGGGACGCCGCGACCGACGCCCTGAGCGCCGGGCCGCTGCTCGTGCAATCGGGCCGCGTCGCGCTGAACCCCGCCCGTGAGGGCTTCAACACCGCCGCGAGCATCTGGCGCCCCACCCGGCAGGTCGCGTTCGGCACGCTCGCCGGGCAGCCCACCATCGCGTTCCTGGAACACGGCAGCCCCGAGGCCTTCGCCGCCGCGCTCGTGAAGGCCGGCGTGCGTGACGCCGTGCGCCTGGACAGTGGCAGCAGCGCCACCACGTACGTCACGGGCGGGTACGCGAACCTCGGCGGGTACCTGAACACCGTCTGGAGTCGCCCCGTCCCGAACGCCATCGTGCTCGTCCCCCGCGCCGACCTGACCCCCGCCGCGCGCCGCTGA
- a CDS encoding ATP/GTP-binding protein, with translation MSTINFAAREINCKIVYYGPGMSGKTTNLKHVFSKVPGHLRGEMVSLATEDERTLFFDFLPLDLGTVQGFKTRFHLYTVPGQVFYNASRKLILRGVDGIVFVADSAPNRLRANAESMRNLRENLQEHGIDVRDVPIVLQVNKRDLPDALPLEMIRAVVDPKQELMIFEAVSDKGVGVFETLKTVSRLVLERLSQNK, from the coding sequence ATGAGCACCATCAACTTCGCGGCGCGCGAAATCAACTGCAAGATCGTCTACTACGGCCCCGGCATGAGCGGCAAGACCACCAACCTCAAGCACGTGTTTTCCAAGGTGCCCGGCCACCTGCGCGGCGAGATGGTCTCCCTGGCGACCGAGGACGAACGCACCCTGTTCTTTGACTTCCTGCCGCTGGACCTGGGCACCGTGCAGGGCTTCAAGACCCGCTTCCACCTGTACACCGTGCCGGGGCAGGTGTTCTACAACGCCAGCCGCAAACTGATCCTGCGCGGCGTGGACGGCATCGTGTTCGTCGCCGACAGCGCCCCGAACCGCCTGCGTGCCAACGCCGAGAGCATGCGCAACCTCCGCGAGAACCTGCAGGAGCACGGCATCGACGTCCGCGACGTGCCGATCGTGCTGCAGGTGAACAAGCGCGACCTGCCCGACGCGCTGCCCCTGGAGATGATCCGCGCGGTCGTGGACCCCAAGCAGGAACTCATGATCTTCGAGGCGGTGTCCGACAAGGGCGTCGGCGTGTTCGAAACCCTGAAGACCGTCAGCCGACTGGTCCTCGAACGCCTCTCGCAGAACAAGTAA
- a CDS encoding YfiT family bacillithiol transferase, with the protein MTADLRYPLGPMPTPLTLTPTERVEALGHVFALPADLFDAVQGLSEAQLGTPYREGGWTVRQVVHHVAESHMNAFVRLKLALTEDNPVIKPYEEDRWATLADHELVPEVSLNLLDALHSRLGMLLASLDPQGDDWARPWTHPAQGRTYSVDTLLAMYAWHGRHHVAQITALRERLGWA; encoded by the coding sequence GTGACGGCGGACCTGCGCTACCCGCTCGGGCCGATGCCCACGCCCCTGACCCTCACGCCGACCGAGCGGGTGGAGGCGCTGGGGCACGTCTTCGCGCTGCCCGCGGACCTGTTCGACGCGGTGCAGGGCCTGTCGGAGGCGCAACTGGGCACCCCGTACCGCGAGGGGGGCTGGACGGTGCGGCAGGTCGTGCATCACGTGGCGGAAAGTCACATGAACGCGTTCGTCCGCCTGAAGCTGGCCCTGACCGAGGACAACCCGGTCATCAAGCCGTACGAGGAGGACCGCTGGGCGACCCTGGCGGACCACGAGCTGGTGCCCGAGGTGAGCCTGAACCTGCTGGACGCGCTGCACTCGCGGCTGGGGATGCTGCTGGCGTCCCTGGACCCGCAGGGGGACGACTGGGCGCGCCCGTGGACGCACCCGGCGCAGGGCCGCACGTACAGCGTGGACACTCTGCTCGCCATGTACGCGTGGCACGGGCGGCACCACGTGGCTCAGATCACGGCCCTGCGCGAGCGGCTGGGCTGGGCGTGA